The Longimicrobiales bacterium genomic sequence CCGGGAGCTGACTCGCGCACGATCGTCTCGCTCGGCTGCATCTGCGGCGGATGCCGCGCCCGCGTCGTTCGCCTCGATCACCATTCCCGCAATCCTCCACCGATCGACCGCCCCTGCGCACGCCGACGGCTACGCAGTCTCCGCGCGACGCTTGAGTGCGTGAATCAGGCCACTGAAGATCAGGCGGTGCGCCGGGTAGAGTGCGTACCAGTACATCCAGCCGCCCAGCCCCCTGGGTGCGAAGAACGCGGTCTGCTGGAGCAGCGTCCGGCCATGGTCCAGGGGAGTCGTGCGGAACTGGAGCCACGCCTCCCCGGGCACCTTCATCTCGGATCGCAACCGCAGGAGCGTGTCCGGCTCGACGGCCTCGACGCGCCAGAAATCCAGGGCATCACCGACGCGCAGGGCGGCCGGATCGCGTCGTCCTCGTCTCAGTCCCACGCCGCCGAGCAAGCGATCAGCGAAGCCCCGTGCGCGCCAGGCCCAGTCCATGTACAGCCATCCAGTCTCTCCGCCGAGCCTGAGCAGCGTGTTGAACACGCGGCGCACGTCGGCCGCCACCACGCACTGGCGCACCTCGCGGATCATCCCCTCCGCACTGGTGAGCACGACCTGCTCGGTGGCCGACGAGCTGCTGAGCGCATCGCTCCAGGCAGACTCGCTGCCGTGCGCGTGCAACGCCTCCAGCGCGCGCTCCACTGCAGCGCGGTACCCTGCCGGTCGGATCTCGGGGAAAAGCTCGGCCGCGGACCGGTCGTGCACCACGTTCTCGTTGCGCAGACCCTCCACCAGCGGCCGCGCGATGCTGGCGGGAATCGGCGTGACGAGGTCGACCCAGAGCGAGGAGAGGCGGGGGGTGAGCACCGGCACCGACACCAGCCAGCGACGGAGTCCACGCACGCGCGCATACGTCATCAGCATGTCGCCATAACTGACCACGTCCGCGCCGCCGATCTCGATGATACGGCCGCTGCTCGCCGGCACCTCGAGCGCGCGGACGAGGTAGTCGAGCACATCCCGCACGCCGATCGGCTGGGTGCGCGTGAATACCCAGCGTGGGCACACCATGATCGGCACGCGTTCGGCCAGGTAGCGGATCATCTCGAAGGAGAGACTGCTGGAGCCCACGATCACGCCCGCGCGAAACTCCGTCACGGGCACGCCGCCCTCCCGCAGTGCGTCGCCCGTCGCCTGGCGCGAGCGCAGGTGCTCCGAAAGACCGGGCTCCGCGGCTGCCAGACCGCCGAGGTAGACGATCCGCCGCACGCCCGCCTGTGCCGCGGCCGCGCCGAAGTTGCGGGCTGCGGCCAGATCGCGCGCGTGGAAGTCCGCGCCCGCGCCCAGGCTGTGCACCAGGTAGTACGCCGCGTCGATGCCGGCCAGTGCCGGTCCGAGAGTCTCCGGACGCAGCACGTCGGCGCGAACGACCTCCACCGCGTCCCGCCAGCTGCGGCCACCTAGCCGGTCCGGGTCGCGCGCCAGGCAGCGCACGGCGTAGCCCGCCTCCAGGAGACGCGGCACCAGCCGTCCCCCGAGGTACCCCGTCGCACCCGTGACCAGTACGGTGGCGTACGTCGGCATCAGCCCACGATTGCTCTACATCCGGCGGGTCGCAAGAATGGAGATCGACTGCGGTGGCGCGTCGCGGATTGCGACGACGTGCGCGGGAGATGCACGCGCGGTGTGTGGCTGACTGCCCACGCACCGCCCGGTCACTGCCAGGTCACCTACCAGGACGGGTGTTCCACCAGCTCGCAGCCCCTGGAGTCGCCTGCCTCACAGGCCTTGCGGTAGTACGCCAGCGCCTGCTGCTCGTCTTTCTCCACGCCCAGGCCGCGGTAGTACATCCTGCCAACCGTCGTGCAGCTCTGCGCATAGCCGGCGTCGCAGCTCATGCGATAGTACGTAACCGCCTGCGTGTCGTCCTGCGCCACGGCGTAGCCGAACTGGTAGAACTCACCCAGCTTCATGCAGCCGATGGCATCGCCCCCATCGCATGCCCTGCGGAACAGCGGAAGCGCCGCCTCGTTGTCCTTCTGGACACCAGTGCCGAACTGGTGCATCTCGCCCAGGAACGCGCAGCCCCTGGCATCGCCGCCGTCGCACGCCCGCGTGTAGTAGGCCCGTGCCTGCTCGTAGTCTTTGGGTACGCCAGTGCCTCGCTGGTACAGTGCGCCGAGGTTCCTGCAACCCCTGGGATCGCCACCCTCGCAGCCTTTGCCGTGGTGGGCGACAGCCTGTGGGTAGTCACGCCGCATCACGAACATCACGCCCATGCTCGTGCATCCCGGTGCATGGCCGCCCGAACACGCCTTTCGGAACGCAAGCGCCGCCTGCGCCCTGTTCTCCTGCACGCCTTCGCCGCTCAGGTACCGCTCGCCGAGGGTGATGCAGCTCGGCAGGTCGTTGCTCTCGCACTGCTGCTGCAGCGTCGCTACGTCCGCATCCTGGGCCGTGACCGGCGCGGCGCCCAGCAGGACGCAGACGATCACGAGCGGTGAGCACGTGATGGAAAACCCGAAGCGAAGCATGTGATTCTCTCGTCGTTGAATGGACCGGCCGCTCCCGGGCGCGATCATAAAGGCGTTTCCCTCAGCCGTGGACGCGCGCATCAGGGAAGCGAGACCTGGATGTCGTGAAAATTCCAGCATCCGTCCGTG encodes the following:
- a CDS encoding SDR family oxidoreductase encodes the protein MPTYATVLVTGATGYLGGRLVPRLLEAGYAVRCLARDPDRLGGRSWRDAVEVVRADVLRPETLGPALAGIDAAYYLVHSLGAGADFHARDLAAARNFGAAAAQAGVRRIVYLGGLAAAEPGLSEHLRSRQATGDALREGGVPVTEFRAGVIVGSSSLSFEMIRYLAERVPIMVCPRWVFTRTQPIGVRDVLDYLVRALEVPASSGRIIEIGGADVVSYGDMLMTYARVRGLRRWLVSVPVLTPRLSSLWVDLVTPIPASIARPLVEGLRNENVVHDRSAAELFPEIRPAGYRAAVERALEALHAHGSESAWSDALSSSSATEQVVLTSAEGMIREVRQCVVAADVRRVFNTLLRLGGETGWLYMDWAWRARGFADRLLGGVGLRRGRRDPAALRVGDALDFWRVEAVEPDTLLRLRSEMKVPGEAWLQFRTTPLDHGRTLLQQTAFFAPRGLGGWMYWYALYPAHRLIFSGLIHALKRRAETA
- a CDS encoding tetratricopeptide repeat protein — its product is MLRFGFSITCSPLVIVCVLLGAAPVTAQDADVATLQQQCESNDLPSCITLGERYLSGEGVQENRAQAALAFRKACSGGHAPGCTSMGVMFVMRRDYPQAVAHHGKGCEGGDPRGCRNLGALYQRGTGVPKDYEQARAYYTRACDGGDARGCAFLGEMHQFGTGVQKDNEAALPLFRRACDGGDAIGCMKLGEFYQFGYAVAQDDTQAVTYYRMSCDAGYAQSCTTVGRMYYRGLGVEKDEQQALAYYRKACEAGDSRGCELVEHPSW